The genomic region TTCTGATTTTTCTTTTCCACCCCAATGGTTTCTTTTTAATTGATAAAAACTATTGTTAACAATTTCCTCTGTGTTTGTTAGTCGAAAGTTAGGATTGTTTCCCGTTTCAATTGGGTATTCTTTCAAAACCATATTACAAAAACCATGGATGGTCGAAATGGAAACTTGATCCAAGTCCCTTAAGTATCGATAAAAAGCTGGATTCTCTCCAGAATTGATTAGTTCTAGAATTTTTGTTTTGAGCCTTGCTTTTAATTCACCGGCAGCTTTTTCCGTAAAAGTAAGGATGAGTGTGTTAAGAATTCGATTTTCAGTTACGTTGTTTTTTACATCAAACTCCATAATCTCACCTAACATTTGCATGATAAGGTGGGTTTTTCCTGTTCCTGCAGAGGCTTCAATAAACTTGGATTTTTGTGCTAATGGATGATCCATTTATTGGAATCCTTTCTTAAGAAGAGGTAAAAAAAATGTCCATGCGGAACAGAGTGAGAATTCATCCAATAACGTTTTTGTATACGGAGAAAGTTTCATTAGTTTATTTTCAAAATGTAAAACTGTTTCTGATTCTTCTAGAAGAAACTCTTTCCATAAAGGATCAATCGTATCAGGATTTTTTTCTAATTCCTCAAATGGATGTTTCGAAAAGAATAGATTCAGACCTGCATTAGGAATGTACTTGGGAGTTGTATCCGTAACCAACTGGTAAACTGAATTGAGATAAGATTTGCAACCAGATATAGGAAGATTCGAAAAGTCTAAGAAACTTTCATTTTTAAAATCTCGTGAATTAACAGGAAGGATCACAAGTTTTTTGTCTATAGTACGAAATAAACAAGCACTTAGAAATACATTTGCCATTTTGCCTAAATAATCTTTGAGATGTTCATTTGGTTGTTTCGGTTTGTCGTACAAACTTCCCGAATGAAACCAGTAAAAAACCCCATCTTTTTCGATCAGATTTTCCCATTCTCCAATGATGGAGTGAACGTCCGTTATTTGGTAAGAATCCATTTTCCTGCAATTCCTTAGCCCTGTGTCACCAATAGAAACGGCTTTTAAGTATTTTAATTGATCATCTGAATGGAAAAGTGATTCCTTTAGAAAACGAAATCGTTCCGTGATCATCTCTAACTCATCCAATAAAATTTTGGAAGATACAATATGAAAGGCTCCGTAAGGGAACTCTGCTTCATTTTCTTTTTTGTGAGTGTATTCTTCTAAATGAGCTTGAATTCTTTTCCTATCCCAATTCCATTCTTTTTCAGTCACTAAAGATTCAGTAAAGATGGGTATAAAAACTTTTTTGATCGTAAAAATTTCTAAGTGATTCAATTGGAAAGGTTCTGCTTCGAGTTCTTCCTCTTCCTCCCAAACTTTTCCAAGGCTTTCAGATAAAGAACTTAAAATTGGGTTTTTTAATCCATTTGTTAATTGTTGGATCGAAATTTCATTTTGTGTTCTTTGGCCTGTCTCCGAAGTGACCAGAGAATTTGGATCTGTGAAGTTTGGGTTTTGTAGATTTTGGTTGATCCCTCTAAGATTTTTAATGTTTCGAACATAGTCAAAAGAAGGGATGGGGTTTGAATCATAAAATCGACTGTATGATGTTAGTGGTAATTCGACTGCTTCTTTGATCCCCATTGTGGTCATCACTTCGAAAAGAGTGGAACAGGGTTCAAATTCCTTATCTTCCAATGTGTTTTTACCAACATAGGAAAAGGTAATACTTTCTTCTGCTGAAAGAATTGATTCCCAAAAAAGTGATTCTTGGATTTCTCTGCGGTTGAGATCCCAAGGTTTGGAATCGAATCTACGTAAATTGAATCTAGATCTATCCACGGAACCAGGAAATTTTCCTTCACCTAATCCTGCGATATATACATGTAAAAAAGGAATAGGTCGCATTGGTTGTAAAAGGGAAACGGTAACACCTTCGGTTAAATAGTTTCCTCGTTGCATTGGTATGTTCGAAAAAACCTCTTCCGTGATTAAGGATATCATCTCTAAAAAATCTTTGGTTTGGTTCCAATCTTGATGACACCAAGAAGAAACAGCACGTAACCATTGATTTAAAAAATTACGTTCATTTTCCAAATCATCTTCGAAGTAAAATAATTCCTGGAATAAAGATTCTAAAATGAAGTAACGTTCTTCTTTCGGAGTTTTTAAGATTCTCTCTTTCAAAGTTGATTGGATTTTTTGAATTCGATTCCAAATTTCTACAAATTGGATCACCGTTTGGTCAGAAGAAATTTCTTTAGTCACAATTTCTGTTTCTGCCCAGGCACTATCAGAATCTGAAATCATAGACACTACAGCACGTTTGAGACCGAAGGAAATTGTATACGGGTTGTATTGCTTTCCTTCTTCATAAATTGAACCTAAAGAATCAATTAATTCCAAAACTTTTAGAGTAGAAGTTTCGTCTTCTTCGTTTCCTTTTACAATGAGAGGATTTTTGAATAGAGAATGAATGTCATCTTTTTCAAATCGATTGTTGGTTATACAACGAAACAAGGTAGATAATGCCGAATATAGTTTCGAACTGTCTTTGGCCACTAAATCTGTAATTGAGTAGGGGATTCTGAGTAATTTAGGTGAACCTTCTTTTTTTTGAGAAGTGTATATTCCGCCATCAAACACCCATTCTGCGGAAGAACGATATTCGTTCATATCAGGAACAAGAATTGCAAAATCAAGCAAACTAAGTTTGCCTTTGCTTAGATTAATTTTGCCAAGTATATCATGGGCAATCGATTCTAATTCTCGATATACTGAAGGAGCATTCCAAACCCTGACGGTTTGATCTTCAAGATAGTTCTCGTCTTTTGGAGATTCTTCTAATAAAAACGCTTTTAACTTCGATAACATCCCACCGCTAACAAATTTTGATTTTTGTTTATTGTATTTATCTTTAGCAAATTCTTTTGCTAAGTAGGATTGTGGTTTAGAAAATTTAGATAAGTAGTTTTTGTTTTTTTCTGAAGGTTTTCCTATGATTTTTCCGTTATGGAATTGGTAAATATGGATATTAAATTTCGAGTTTTCGTCGGTGGCGGTTTCTTTTAAAAAATCAATATACGTTCCAGATAAATTCGAAAGGCAAAACAAATGTAAGTCGCCACTCAGTGGCAAGGTTTTCCCTTCTTCCAAATATCGAAATAGATTTTTTGGTTTGGATGAATCTTTAAAAATTTCAGTATATATTTGTTTTTCTAATCCCCAATACGGATCTTTTTTTAATTCATTCGGAATGGATTTTTTTTCTTTGTTTAGATCCAACCAGTCCTTGATCCATTCTTCTCGATTCAATTCATAATCTTTGAAATACTTGGTAAGGACATCGGAGAGGTAATACAATTTTGGAATTTCTTCTAAGTAAGTTTCAATTTCTGGAAAATCTTTTAAGATTTTTTTTTGTTTTTGATAGAGGAGGAAAAAACAATCTTTTCTTAAGGTATCGTATTGATAAAGAGCTGTATCTTCTTCGTAAGATTGTATATTCAAAGACTGGAATATAATTTTTAAAATCGCTTTTTCTAAAAAGGTAAACTCAATATTTAGTGAAATTTGCGCTGGATTGAGTTTTGGTAGGTTTAATCGTAACCATGGGATTAAATTTTGATTGGGAACAACAACTAGCGG from Leptospira noumeaensis harbors:
- a CDS encoding exodeoxyribonuclease V subunit gamma; translation: MPIHYYAGLHLLDITTELGKQIQEDQKKNPLKRPLVVVPNQNLIPWLRLNLPKLNPAQISLNIEFTFLEKAILKIIFQSLNIQSYEEDTALYQYDTLRKDCFFLLYQKQKKILKDFPEIETYLEEIPKLYYLSDVLTKYFKDYELNREEWIKDWLDLNKEKKSIPNELKKDPYWGLEKQIYTEIFKDSSKPKNLFRYLEEGKTLPLSGDLHLFCLSNLSGTYIDFLKETATDENSKFNIHIYQFHNGKIIGKPSEKNKNYLSKFSKPQSYLAKEFAKDKYNKQKSKFVSGGMLSKLKAFLLEESPKDENYLEDQTVRVWNAPSVYRELESIAHDILGKINLSKGKLSLLDFAILVPDMNEYRSSAEWVFDGGIYTSQKKEGSPKLLRIPYSITDLVAKDSSKLYSALSTLFRCITNNRFEKDDIHSLFKNPLIVKGNEEDETSTLKVLELIDSLGSIYEEGKQYNPYTISFGLKRAVVSMISDSDSAWAETEIVTKEISSDQTVIQFVEIWNRIQKIQSTLKERILKTPKEERYFILESLFQELFYFEDDLENERNFLNQWLRAVSSWCHQDWNQTKDFLEMISLITEEVFSNIPMQRGNYLTEGVTVSLLQPMRPIPFLHVYIAGLGEGKFPGSVDRSRFNLRRFDSKPWDLNRREIQESLFWESILSAEESITFSYVGKNTLEDKEFEPCSTLFEVMTTMGIKEAVELPLTSYSRFYDSNPIPSFDYVRNIKNLRGINQNLQNPNFTDPNSLVTSETGQRTQNEISIQQLTNGLKNPILSSLSESLGKVWEEEEELEAEPFQLNHLEIFTIKKVFIPIFTESLVTEKEWNWDRKRIQAHLEEYTHKKENEAEFPYGAFHIVSSKILLDELEMITERFRFLKESLFHSDDQLKYLKAVSIGDTGLRNCRKMDSYQITDVHSIIGEWENLIEKDGVFYWFHSGSLYDKPKQPNEHLKDYLGKMANVFLSACLFRTIDKKLVILPVNSRDFKNESFLDFSNLPISGCKSYLNSVYQLVTDTTPKYIPNAGLNLFFSKHPFEELEKNPDTIDPLWKEFLLEESETVLHFENKLMKLSPYTKTLLDEFSLCSAWTFFLPLLKKGFQ